From a region of the Monodelphis domestica isolate mMonDom1 chromosome 8, mMonDom1.pri, whole genome shotgun sequence genome:
- the RFC4 gene encoding replication factor C subunit 4 — MQAFLKGPASISTKPPPTKDRGPSAPQGSSAESRRAKPVPWVEKYRPKCVDEVAFQEEVVAVLKKSLEGADLPNLLFYGPPGTGKTSTILAAARELYGPELFRQRVLELNASDERGIQVIREKVKTFAQLTVSGSRSDGKPCPPFKIVILDEADSMTSAAQAALRRTMEKESKTTRFCLICNYVSRIIEPLTSRCSKFRFKPLSDKIQHQRLLDISEKENVKINNEGIAYLVKVSEGDLRKAITFLQSATRLTGGQEVTEKVITEIAGVVPTGTITGIFYACQSGSFEKLEALVKDLIDEGHAATQLINQLHDVVVEKDDLTDKQKSIITEKLAEVDKCLADGADEHLQLISLCATVMQQLTQNVN, encoded by the exons ATGCAGGCCTTCCTCAAAGGCCCGGCCTCCATCAGCACCAAGCCCCCGCCTACGAAGGACCGAGGCCCCTCGGCCCCCCAGGGCAGCAGTGCCGAGAGCCGTCGCGCCAAGCCCGTGCCGTGGGTGGAGAAATA CCGTCCCAAATGTGTGGATGAAGTTGCTTTTCAGGAAGAAGTAGTTGCAGTGTTGAAAAAATCCTTAGAAGGAGCTGAT CTCCCCAACCTTCTATTCTATGGCCCACctggaactggaaaaacctccaccATTCTGGCAGCTGCAAGAGAACTATATGG ACCAGAACTTTTCCGACAAAGAGTTCTTGAATTAAATGCATCAGATGAACGTGGAATACAAGTTATTCGGGAGAAAGTCAAGACATTTGCTCAACTAACTGTGTCAGGAAGTCGTTCAGA TGGGAAGCCATGTCCTCCCTTTAAGATTGTAATACTGGATGAAGCTGACTCCATGACCTCCGCAGCCCAAGCAGCTTTAAGACGTACGATGGAGAAGGAGTCCAAAACAACTCGATTCTGCCTCATCTGCAATTATGTTAGTCG GATAATTGAGCCCTTAACCTCCCGATGTTCCAAATTCCGCTTCAAGCCTTTGTCAGATAAAATTCAACACCAGAGATTACTAGACATTTCTgagaaggaaaatgtgaaaatcaATAATGAG ggaATAGCTTACCTTGTGAAAGTGTCAGAAGGAGACTTACGAAAAGCCATCACATTTCTTCAAAGCGCCACTCGATTGACAGGTGGGCAAGAAGTCACAGAGAAGGTGATCACAGAGATTGCTGGG gtgGTTCCCACAGGAACAATTACTGGCATATTCTACGCCTGTCAGAGTGGTTCTTTTGAAAAACTGGAAGCCCTTGTAAAG GATTTAATTGATGAGGGCCATGCAGCAACTCAACTTATAAACCAACTTCATGATGTGGTGGTAGAAAAAGATGACCTCACTGACAAACAGAAGTCCATTATCACAGAGAAACTTGCG gAAGTAGATAAGTGCCTGGCTGATGGTGCTGATGAACATTTACAGTTAATCAGTCTCTGTGCTACAGTGATGCAGCAATTAACTCaaaatgtcaattaa